From the Gallaecimonas kandeliae genome, one window contains:
- a CDS encoding alpha/beta fold hydrolase — MALTVGKGRSVASKLPLVAAALLFILGIALARAAPSLEQYQMEQKQQPVRTGYAPVNGLRLYFEIHGAASSTQPPLVLLHGGGDTIQTSFGQLLPALARQRQMIAFEQQGYGHTADIKERPFSFEQSTDDTAALLDYLHVEQADLLGFSNGGTIALLVASRYPHRVRKLVLLSALLSRDGAYPWLWEAMDNARLENMPKELQQAYLAVAPEPGNLRLMHDKAAQRVRDFKDIPADTVRAVRAPTLVVIGDSDVIRPEHAVESFRRLPQAQLAILPGTNHMQVTSHGALAAMVAAFLDSPLAK, encoded by the coding sequence ATGGCTTTGACAGTGGGAAAAGGGCGCAGTGTCGCCTCCAAACTGCCGCTGGTCGCAGCGGCACTTCTCTTTATTTTGGGGATAGCCCTGGCAAGGGCAGCACCGAGCCTGGAGCAATATCAGATGGAACAGAAACAACAGCCTGTCCGCACCGGCTACGCCCCCGTCAACGGCCTGCGGCTCTATTTCGAGATCCACGGCGCCGCCAGCTCAACCCAGCCGCCGCTGGTGCTGCTGCACGGCGGTGGCGACACCATCCAGACCTCCTTCGGCCAGCTGCTGCCGGCGTTGGCCCGGCAACGGCAGATGATCGCCTTCGAGCAGCAGGGCTATGGCCATACGGCGGACATCAAGGAGCGGCCCTTCAGCTTCGAACAGTCCACGGACGATACGGCGGCGCTGCTCGACTACCTGCACGTCGAGCAGGCCGATCTGCTGGGGTTCAGCAACGGCGGCACCATCGCCTTGCTGGTGGCGAGCCGGTATCCGCATCGGGTACGCAAGCTGGTGCTTCTTTCGGCGCTCCTCAGCCGTGACGGCGCCTACCCCTGGCTCTGGGAGGCGATGGACAACGCCAGGCTGGAGAACATGCCAAAGGAGCTGCAGCAGGCCTACCTGGCCGTGGCCCCCGAGCCCGGTAACCTGCGGCTGATGCACGACAAGGCGGCCCAGCGCGTGCGCGACTTCAAGGACATCCCGGCCGATACCGTCCGCGCCGTCAGGGCGCCGACCCTGGTGGTGATCGGCGACAGCGACGTGATCCGCCCCGAGCATGCCGTGGAGAGCTTCCGGCGCCTTCCCCAGGCACAACTGGCCATACTGCCCGGTACGAACCATATGCAGGTGACGAGCCACGGCGCCTTGGCGGCGATGGTGGCTGCCTTCCTCGACTCCCCCTTGGCGAAGTGA
- a CDS encoding NUDIX hydrolase encodes MKSRQGRAVVAVIINEGRVLAIKRAGQVPGAGYWTPPAGKLEPGETQAEALVREVREELGLVVQPLREVWQCVADGADYELHWWLAEAVGGKLRPAAAEVAEARWVTPEAFGQLAPTFPKGRFFFEAILPALPEWQGLYGGKAC; translated from the coding sequence ATGAAGAGCAGACAGGGCAGGGCGGTGGTGGCCGTCATCATCAATGAGGGCCGGGTATTGGCGATCAAGCGCGCCGGCCAGGTGCCGGGGGCGGGGTATTGGACGCCCCCGGCGGGCAAGCTGGAGCCCGGGGAAACGCAGGCCGAGGCCCTGGTGAGGGAAGTGCGGGAGGAGCTGGGCCTTGTTGTGCAACCGCTGCGCGAAGTCTGGCAATGTGTGGCGGACGGCGCCGACTATGAGCTCCACTGGTGGCTGGCTGAAGCTGTGGGAGGCAAGTTGCGACCGGCCGCTGCCGAGGTGGCCGAGGCCCGCTGGGTGACGCCCGAAGCCTTCGGGCAATTGGCGCCGACTTTTCCCAAAGGGCGCTTCTTCTTCGAGGCGATATTGCCGGCGCTACCTGAGTGGCAGGGCCTGTACGGCGGCAAAGCGTGTTAA
- a CDS encoding GGDEF domain-containing protein: MIKLLTPAQVVLRITAIIASVELTIMLVLGLVPHKLGIYLEAALDVTWLALLSSPLIYLWVIRPFVQARDEALAKVSHLAHVDPLTQLANRRLLAKCLERDMASSAGHSLHKALLLIDLDDFKPINDDHGHDAGDAVLVAVAQRLLASVRSEDVVSRLGGDEFVVFMQCSDTDRQRAQDKARLVAIKLIAAIQEPLTFNGKALVVGASIGIRLLGLERLDPETLIRDADLAMYKAKQAGRGCVAVFND, translated from the coding sequence ATGATCAAGCTACTCACGCCCGCACAGGTGGTGCTCAGGATCACCGCCATCATCGCCTCGGTGGAACTGACCATCATGTTGGTCTTGGGCCTGGTTCCTCACAAGCTGGGGATCTACCTGGAGGCGGCGCTCGATGTCACCTGGCTGGCGCTGCTGTCCAGCCCCCTTATCTACCTCTGGGTGATCCGGCCCTTCGTGCAGGCCCGTGACGAGGCGCTGGCCAAGGTAAGCCACCTGGCCCATGTCGACCCCCTGACCCAATTGGCGAACCGGCGCCTGCTGGCCAAATGCCTGGAGCGGGATATGGCCAGCAGCGCCGGCCACAGCCTGCACAAGGCGCTGCTGCTCATCGACCTTGACGACTTCAAGCCCATCAACGACGACCATGGCCACGACGCCGGTGATGCCGTGCTGGTGGCGGTAGCCCAGCGATTGCTGGCCTCTGTCCGCAGTGAAGACGTGGTCAGCCGCCTGGGGGGCGACGAGTTCGTGGTCTTCATGCAGTGCTCGGACACGGACCGGCAGCGGGCCCAGGACAAGGCACGGCTGGTGGCGATCAAGCTCATCGCCGCCATCCAAGAGCCCCTGACCTTCAACGGCAAGGCCCTGGTGGTGGGGGCCAGCATCGGTATCCGGCTGCTGGGCCTCGAGCGGCTGGATCCCGAGACCCTCATCCGCGATGCCGACCTTGCCATGTACAAGGCCAAGCAGGCCGGCCGGGGCTGTGTGGCCGTATTCAACGACTAA
- a CDS encoding L-serine ammonia-lyase, translating into MISVFDMFKVGIGPSSSHTVGPMKAAKKFTEILEEQGLLDGATEVQVELYGSLGQTGIGHGTGKAVILGLWGEDPDSVDVDSIPAILAATEKEEKLSLLGKHEVAFPKKGAIVFHHRKTLKKHSNAMKLVAFKGEEELLSKIYYSIGGGFIVADEDFDAEKEAAIVAADATREPYPFDSCDQLMAKCKEHGLSISSLVMQNELALRSKSEVEDGLWSIWEVMKACIDRGCKTEGILPGGLKVKRRAPGLYRKLVAEGDRNVDPLNTVDWVNLFALAVNEENAAGGRVVTAPTNGAAGIIPAVLAYYDKFIQKVDREIATRYLLTAAAIGSLYKKNASISGAEVGCQGEVGVACSMAAGALAEILGANAGLVENAAEIGMEHNLGLTCDPVGGLVQVPCIERNAMGAVKAINAARLALRGSGEHKVSLDKVIKTMFDTGKDMKAKYKETARGGLAVNIIEC; encoded by the coding sequence ATGATCTCCGTATTCGACATGTTCAAGGTGGGCATAGGCCCCTCTTCTTCCCACACCGTCGGCCCCATGAAGGCGGCCAAGAAGTTCACGGAGATCCTGGAAGAACAAGGCCTGCTGGACGGCGCCACCGAAGTGCAGGTGGAGCTCTACGGCTCCCTGGGCCAGACCGGCATAGGCCACGGCACCGGCAAGGCGGTGATCCTGGGCCTCTGGGGTGAAGATCCGGACAGCGTCGACGTGGACAGCATCCCCGCCATCCTCGCCGCCACCGAGAAGGAAGAGAAGCTGAGCCTGCTGGGCAAACACGAGGTGGCCTTCCCCAAGAAGGGCGCCATCGTCTTCCACCACCGCAAGACCCTCAAGAAGCACTCCAATGCCATGAAGCTGGTGGCCTTCAAGGGTGAGGAAGAGCTGCTCAGCAAGATCTACTACAGCATCGGCGGCGGCTTCATCGTCGCCGACGAGGACTTCGACGCCGAGAAGGAAGCGGCCATAGTGGCGGCCGACGCCACCCGCGAGCCCTACCCCTTCGATTCCTGCGACCAGCTGATGGCCAAGTGCAAGGAGCATGGCCTGTCCATCTCCAGCCTGGTGATGCAGAACGAACTGGCGCTGCGCTCCAAATCCGAAGTGGAAGACGGCCTCTGGAGCATCTGGGAAGTGATGAAGGCCTGTATCGACCGCGGCTGCAAGACAGAAGGCATTCTGCCCGGCGGTCTCAAGGTCAAGCGCCGCGCCCCTGGCCTCTACCGCAAGCTGGTGGCCGAGGGTGACCGCAATGTCGACCCCCTCAACACCGTCGACTGGGTCAACCTCTTCGCCCTGGCGGTGAACGAGGAAAACGCCGCCGGCGGCCGGGTAGTGACGGCCCCCACCAACGGCGCCGCCGGCATCATCCCGGCCGTGCTGGCCTACTACGACAAGTTCATCCAGAAGGTGGACCGCGAAATCGCCACCCGTTACCTGCTTACCGCCGCCGCCATCGGCAGCCTCTACAAGAAGAACGCCTCTATCAGCGGCGCCGAAGTAGGCTGCCAGGGTGAGGTAGGCGTGGCCTGCTCCATGGCCGCCGGGGCCCTTGCCGAGATCCTCGGCGCCAACGCCGGCCTGGTGGAGAACGCCGCCGAAATAGGCATGGAACACAACCTGGGCCTGACCTGTGACCCTGTCGGCGGCCTGGTGCAGGTGCCCTGCATAGAGCGCAACGCCATGGGCGCCGTCAAGGCCATCAACGCCGCCCGCCTGGCCCTGCGCGGCAGCGGCGAGCACAAGGTCAGCCTGGACAAGGTCATCAAGACCATGTTCGACACCGGCAAGGACATGAAGGCCAAGTACAAGGAAACGGCCCGGGGCGGGCTTGCCGTCAACATCATCGAGTGCTGA
- a CDS encoding CoA pyrophosphatase yields the protein MRRSFTTDFLLRPLEPRAPGLQLATPREAAVLIAVLDKPEPSILLTRRTSTLRHHGGQVALPGGRVDATDPDHAAAALREAWEEVGLPPSEVQPLGRLNPYHTVSRYRITPVVGLAPADFPWQLSTEEVDAVFEVPLSVVLDLNAYQVLTIPRLGQSHDVYFLPWNGWLIWGATAAIFQDLALHLR from the coding sequence ATGAGAAGAAGTTTCACCACCGACTTCCTGCTGCGCCCCCTGGAGCCCAGGGCCCCAGGCCTGCAGCTGGCCACGCCCCGCGAAGCGGCGGTGCTGATCGCGGTGTTGGACAAGCCAGAGCCCAGCATCCTCCTGACCCGCCGCACCAGCACCTTGCGCCACCACGGCGGCCAGGTGGCCCTGCCCGGCGGCAGGGTGGATGCCACCGACCCCGACCACGCCGCCGCCGCCCTGCGCGAGGCCTGGGAGGAAGTGGGGCTGCCACCGTCCGAGGTGCAGCCCCTCGGCCGGCTCAACCCCTACCACACCGTCTCCCGCTACCGCATCACCCCCGTCGTCGGCCTGGCGCCGGCCGATTTCCCCTGGCAGCTCAGCACGGAGGAAGTGGACGCCGTCTTCGAGGTGCCTCTGTCGGTGGTGCTGGATCTCAACGCCTACCAGGTGCTGACCATTCCCCGCCTTGGCCAGAGCCACGACGTCTATTTCCTGCCCTGGAACGGCTGGCTGATCTGGGGCGCCACCGCCGCCATCTTCCAGGATCTGGCCCTGCACCTCCGATGA
- the pabB gene encoding aminodeoxychorismate synthase component I, producing MMELKSLALPYLDRDALAARFAPLSARPWAVLLDSAAPAHPHSGLSLFSAEPRHRLTASGEKVFKDGEPQPGISPLAALQAMVADWPKVETELPFATGAIGAFAYDLGRTLEKLPRLAEHDIALPDMAVGFYDWAVLSDHDKGESYLVSLDDPYERLAWLERQHAEALPDFHLTGPWQSNMSREQYGEKFQQVQAYIQSGDCYQINLAQRFAAPYEGDEWQAYLKLRGQNAAPFSAFLRLEDGALLSISPERFLKVDGRAVETKPIKGTMPRDPDPAKDAANAERLRHSPKDRAENVMIVDLLRNDLGRVAAPGSVKVPALFEIESFPAVHHLVSTVTCELAGSKTAVDLLAAAFPGGSITGAPKVRAMAIIEELEPQRRSFYCGSVGYLDAAGRMDSSITIRTLVAWQGKLYCWAGGGLVADSDEEAEYQETLAKVSRILPLL from the coding sequence CTGATGGAACTCAAAAGCCTGGCCCTGCCCTATCTGGACAGAGACGCCCTCGCCGCCCGCTTCGCCCCCCTGAGCGCCAGGCCCTGGGCGGTACTGCTGGACTCCGCCGCCCCTGCCCATCCCCACAGCGGCCTGAGCCTCTTCAGCGCCGAGCCGCGCCACCGGCTCACCGCCAGCGGTGAAAAGGTGTTCAAAGACGGCGAACCGCAGCCAGGCATATCGCCCCTGGCTGCCCTGCAGGCCATGGTGGCGGACTGGCCCAAGGTCGAGACGGAGCTACCCTTCGCCACCGGCGCCATCGGCGCCTTCGCCTACGACCTCGGCCGGACCCTGGAAAAGCTGCCCCGCCTCGCCGAACACGACATCGCCCTGCCCGACATGGCGGTGGGCTTCTACGACTGGGCCGTCCTTTCCGACCACGACAAGGGTGAGAGCTATCTGGTGAGCCTGGACGACCCCTATGAGCGCCTGGCCTGGCTGGAGCGCCAGCATGCCGAGGCGCTGCCGGACTTTCACCTCACCGGCCCCTGGCAGTCCAACATGAGCCGCGAGCAGTACGGCGAGAAATTCCAGCAGGTCCAGGCCTACATCCAGAGCGGGGACTGTTACCAGATTAACCTGGCCCAGCGCTTTGCCGCGCCCTATGAGGGTGACGAATGGCAGGCTTATCTCAAGCTGCGCGGCCAGAACGCCGCCCCCTTCTCCGCCTTCCTGCGCCTGGAAGACGGCGCCCTGCTGTCCATCTCCCCCGAGCGCTTCTTGAAGGTCGATGGCAGGGCCGTGGAGACCAAGCCCATCAAGGGCACAATGCCCCGTGACCCGGATCCGGCAAAAGACGCGGCCAACGCCGAGCGCCTGCGCCACAGCCCCAAGGACAGGGCCGAGAACGTGATGATCGTGGATCTGCTGCGCAACGACCTCGGCCGGGTGGCGGCGCCGGGCTCGGTCAAGGTGCCGGCGCTGTTCGAGATAGAATCCTTCCCGGCCGTGCACCACCTGGTGTCCACCGTCACCTGTGAGCTGGCAGGCAGCAAGACGGCCGTCGATCTCCTGGCCGCCGCCTTCCCCGGCGGCTCCATCACAGGCGCCCCCAAGGTGCGGGCCATGGCGATCATCGAGGAGCTGGAGCCCCAGCGGCGCAGCTTCTATTGCGGCTCCGTCGGCTACCTCGACGCCGCCGGGCGCATGGACAGCTCCATCACCATCCGCACTTTGGTGGCCTGGCAAGGCAAGCTCTACTGCTGGGCCGGCGGCGGCCTGGTGGCCGACTCCGATGAGGAAGCCGAGTACCAGGAGACTCTGGCCAAGGTGTCCCGCATCCTGCCGCTGCTATGA
- a CDS encoding fumarate hydratase, translated as MTVIRKEDFIESVESALQYISYYHPLDFVQAMKEAYDREESKAAKDAIAQILINSRMAAEGHRPLCQDTGIVTCFVKIGMQVQWDSDLTVQEMVDEGVRRAYMNPDNPLRASIVADPAGARKNTKDNAPAVVHIDMVPGHHVEVAIAAKGGGSENKSKMAMLNPSDDITEWVLKTLPTMGAGWCPPGMLGIGIGGTAEKAAVLAKESLMDPVDIHELKARGAETTEEKLRLEIFEKANQLGIGAQGLGGLTTVLDIKIKSAPTHAASKPVVMIPNCAATRHVHFHLDGNGPAELTPPKLSDWPEVTWEVGQNVRRVNLDTVTKEEVASWKMGETVLLSGKMLTGRDAAHKRIQEMLKNGEELPVDFKNRFIYYVGPVDAVRDEVVGPAGPTTSTRMDKFTDMMLEQTGLIGMIGKAERGPAAVESIRNHQAVYLMAVGGAAYLVAKAIKKAEVKGFADLGMEAIYEFEVEDMPVTVAVDSLGNNAHDQGPAEWKVRIQEAAKA; from the coding sequence ATGACCGTGATCCGTAAAGAAGACTTTATCGAGAGCGTCGAAAGCGCCCTCCAGTACATTTCCTACTACCATCCCCTGGACTTTGTCCAGGCCATGAAGGAAGCCTACGACCGCGAAGAGTCCAAGGCCGCCAAGGACGCCATAGCCCAGATCCTGATCAACTCCCGCATGGCCGCCGAAGGCCACCGCCCCCTGTGCCAGGACACCGGCATCGTCACCTGCTTCGTCAAAATAGGCATGCAGGTGCAGTGGGACTCCGACCTGACGGTCCAGGAGATGGTGGACGAAGGGGTGCGCCGCGCCTACATGAACCCGGACAACCCGCTGCGCGCCAGCATCGTCGCTGACCCGGCCGGCGCCCGCAAGAACACCAAGGACAACGCCCCGGCCGTGGTGCACATCGACATGGTGCCCGGCCACCACGTGGAAGTGGCCATCGCCGCCAAGGGCGGCGGCTCCGAGAACAAGTCCAAGATGGCCATGCTCAACCCCTCCGACGACATCACTGAGTGGGTGCTCAAGACCCTGCCCACCATGGGCGCCGGCTGGTGCCCCCCGGGCATGCTCGGTATCGGTATCGGCGGCACCGCCGAGAAAGCCGCCGTGCTGGCCAAGGAATCCCTGATGGATCCGGTGGACATCCATGAGCTGAAAGCCCGTGGCGCCGAAACCACCGAAGAAAAGCTGCGCCTGGAGATCTTCGAGAAGGCCAACCAGCTGGGCATCGGCGCCCAGGGCCTCGGCGGCCTCACCACTGTGCTGGACATCAAGATCAAGTCCGCCCCCACCCATGCGGCCTCCAAGCCGGTGGTGATGATCCCCAACTGCGCCGCCACCCGCCACGTGCACTTCCACCTGGATGGCAATGGCCCGGCCGAACTGACCCCGCCCAAGCTGTCTGACTGGCCTGAAGTCACCTGGGAAGTGGGCCAGAACGTGCGCCGCGTCAACCTCGACACCGTCACCAAGGAAGAGGTAGCCAGCTGGAAGATGGGTGAGACAGTACTGCTGTCCGGCAAGATGCTGACCGGCCGCGACGCCGCCCACAAGCGCATCCAGGAGATGCTCAAAAACGGCGAAGAGTTGCCGGTGGACTTCAAGAACCGCTTCATCTACTACGTCGGCCCAGTCGACGCTGTGCGCGACGAAGTGGTTGGGCCGGCCGGTCCCACCACCTCCACCCGCATGGACAAGTTCACCGACATGATGCTGGAGCAGACCGGCCTCATCGGCATGATCGGCAAGGCCGAGCGCGGCCCGGCCGCCGTGGAGTCCATCCGCAACCACCAGGCCGTCTACCTGATGGCCGTGGGCGGCGCCGCCTACCTGGTGGCCAAGGCCATCAAGAAGGCCGAGGTCAAGGGCTTTGCCGACCTGGGTATGGAAGCCATCTACGAGTTCGAGGTGGAAGACATGCCGGTGACGGTGGCCGTGGATAGCCTGGGCAACAACGCCCACGACCAGGGCCCGGCCGAATGGAAAGTGCGCATCCAGGAAGCCGCCAAGGCCTAA